One segment of Nocardioides sp. QY071 DNA contains the following:
- a CDS encoding DUF58 domain-containing protein, giving the protein MKGPRSWAAGLRRTLTDLSRRRQALAGRLRDGIAERTRRVRGVVEPITQTVTPAGWVVAVMALALLVAGPMLHWRELVVAGAFLALVLLLAVVFVIGRLPLLARLDLARDRVIVGERANGYLTVANPSARRSRSLVVEFPVGAGRAAFELPGLAPGAEHEELFAVPTAHRAVLDVGPVTAVRADPLGLLRRERHLSEMDTLYVHPKTLRVEGSAAGLVRDLEGRTVPKVSDNDVSFHALRGYVSGDDRRHIHWKSSAKTGTLMVRQFEETRRSHLLTMVSSRLEDYANDDQFELAISVAGSLGTQALADGQQLSAASSHGSLPATSAQRFLDGLSGLTYDWQAGRLVDVARHLSGDELAASVMVLCIGSGVSITDLRRARQYLPVDTRVIAVRCLVGEEPSVRWLGDLGVATVGRLEELGVAVRRVSA; this is encoded by the coding sequence ATGAAGGGTCCCCGCTCCTGGGCGGCCGGCCTCCGCCGTACGCTCACCGACCTCTCCCGGCGCCGCCAGGCGCTGGCCGGCCGACTGCGTGACGGCATCGCCGAGCGCACCCGGCGGGTCCGCGGCGTCGTCGAGCCGATCACCCAGACGGTCACCCCGGCCGGCTGGGTGGTCGCGGTGATGGCGCTGGCGCTGCTGGTCGCCGGCCCGATGCTGCACTGGCGCGAGCTGGTCGTGGCGGGGGCCTTCCTGGCGCTGGTGCTGCTGCTCGCCGTGGTGTTCGTGATCGGCCGGCTGCCGCTGCTGGCGCGACTCGACCTCGCCCGGGACCGGGTGATCGTGGGGGAGCGGGCCAACGGCTACCTGACCGTCGCCAACCCGAGTGCGCGGCGATCGCGCTCGCTCGTGGTGGAGTTCCCGGTCGGCGCCGGCCGGGCGGCCTTCGAGCTCCCGGGCCTGGCGCCCGGTGCCGAGCACGAGGAGCTCTTCGCGGTCCCCACCGCGCACCGCGCGGTGCTCGACGTCGGCCCGGTCACGGCGGTACGTGCCGACCCGCTGGGCCTGCTGCGCCGTGAGCGGCACCTCAGCGAGATGGACACGCTCTACGTCCACCCCAAGACCCTGCGCGTCGAGGGCTCCGCGGCCGGCCTGGTCCGCGACCTCGAGGGCCGCACCGTGCCCAAGGTGTCCGACAACGACGTGTCCTTCCACGCCCTGCGCGGCTACGTCTCCGGTGACGACCGGCGCCACATCCACTGGAAGTCCAGCGCCAAGACCGGCACCCTCATGGTCCGCCAGTTCGAGGAGACCCGGCGCTCCCACCTGCTCACGATGGTGAGCTCCCGGCTCGAGGACTACGCCAACGACGACCAGTTCGAGCTGGCCATCTCCGTCGCCGGCTCGCTCGGCACCCAGGCGCTCGCCGACGGCCAGCAGCTCAGCGCCGCGTCGTCGCACGGCTCGCTGCCCGCCACCAGCGCCCAGCGGTTCCTCGACGGCCTGTCCGGGCTGACCTACGACTGGCAGGCCGGCCGTCTCGTCGACGTCGCCCGCCACCTCAGCGGCGACGAGCTCGCCGCCAGCGTGATGGTGCTCTGCATCGGGTCCGGGGTCTCGATCACCGACCTGCGCCGGGCGCGCCAGTACCTCCCCGTCGACACCCGGGTGATCGCGGTGCGCTGCCTGGTCGGCGAGGAGCCGTCGGTGCGCTGGCTCGGCGACCTGGGCGTCGCCACGGTGGGCCGCCTCGAGGAGCTCGGCGTCGCCGTACGACGGGTGTCTGCATGA
- a CDS encoding MoxR family ATPase yields the protein MSLTTEETEWFSQTFAQLVANVEQAIVGKTEVVRLAFVTLLAEGHLLLEDYPGTGKTSLARAIAQTIQGDHHRIQFTPDLLPSDVTGVTIFDQRSQQFEFHQGPIFSNVVLADEINRASPKTQSALLEVMEENQVTVDGVTHQVGQPFMVIATQNPIEQAGTYRLPEAQLDRFLIKTSLGYPDHENTVQILANAPKGKAATVLRAIISGDNVLHLIRLAQQVHVEPTIYEYVSSITEGTREAPEVVLGTSVRAGLALVRAARAQALSYGRSYVVPDDVKTLAVPVLAHRMVLDPEEDFRGTTTQDVVRRVLERVSVPLEPARS from the coding sequence ATGTCGCTCACCACCGAGGAGACCGAGTGGTTCTCGCAGACCTTCGCCCAGCTCGTCGCCAACGTCGAGCAGGCGATCGTCGGCAAGACCGAGGTCGTCCGGCTGGCGTTCGTCACGCTGCTCGCCGAGGGGCACCTGCTGCTCGAGGACTACCCGGGCACCGGCAAGACCTCGCTCGCCCGCGCCATCGCCCAGACCATCCAGGGTGACCACCACCGGATCCAGTTCACGCCGGACCTGCTGCCCAGCGACGTCACCGGCGTCACGATCTTCGACCAGCGCTCCCAGCAGTTCGAGTTCCACCAGGGCCCGATCTTCTCCAACGTGGTGCTGGCCGACGAGATCAACCGCGCCTCGCCCAAGACCCAGTCCGCGCTGCTCGAGGTGATGGAGGAGAACCAGGTCACCGTCGACGGCGTGACCCACCAGGTCGGCCAGCCGTTCATGGTCATCGCCACCCAGAACCCGATCGAGCAGGCCGGCACCTACCGGCTGCCCGAGGCCCAGCTCGACCGGTTCCTGATCAAGACCTCGCTCGGCTACCCCGACCACGAGAACACCGTCCAGATCCTCGCCAACGCGCCGAAGGGCAAGGCGGCCACCGTGCTGCGCGCGATCATCAGCGGTGACAACGTGCTCCACCTGATCCGGCTCGCCCAGCAGGTGCACGTCGAGCCGACCATCTACGAGTACGTCTCGAGCATCACCGAGGGCACCCGCGAGGCGCCCGAGGTCGTGCTCGGCACGAGCGTGCGCGCCGGCCTCGCGCTGGTCCGCGCCGCCCGGGCCCAGGCGCTGTCCTACGGCCGCAGCTACGTCGTGCCCGACGACGTGAAGACCCTCGCCGTGCCGGTCCTGGCCCACCGCATGGTCCTCGACCCCGAGGAGGACTTCCGCGGTACGACGACCCAGGACGTCGTGCGCCGGGTGCTCGAGCGCGTCTCGGTCCCGCTGGAGCCCGCCCGTTCATGA